The Zetaproteobacteria bacterium genome segment GCTCCTCTTCTCGTGGGGGGGCGGGCGGATCCAGCGGCGTCTGGCCCGCTGGTGGGAGCGTCTCTGACGGTGGTCTCCGCGCCGGCGCCCCGTTACCATTGCCCGCAAATGCGCCATCGTCCGCAAACGGCTCCGCGCTTCCACCCCACGCCATGACCGGCATCCGCCACCGGCCGCCGCCGATCTCCTCCTTCCTGCCGGCGGAGACCGTCGACATGATGATGCACTACGGCGGCGACCTGCCGCGCGATTTCGCCGTCGAGGAGCAGATGACCGTGCTCTTCACCGACCTGCGCAAGTTCACCCAGTTCTCCGAGGAGCACGATCCCCACCGCATCTACGAAACCCTCAACGCCAGCATCTCCCTGCAGACCCGCATCGTCGCCCGCCACCACGGCAGCGTGAACAAGTTCCTCGGCGACGGCATCCTGGCCATCTTCGCCGGCGAGGAGCGGACGGCCAACGCCTGCCGCTGCATGGTCGATATGGCGCGGGAGCTGCCGCAGATCAAGCGGGAGGACGCCGACTATCAGAGCTGCGGCGTCGGCTTCGGCATGCAGGACGGCAAGGTGCTCTACTGCCTCCTGGGCGACGAACACCGGCGGGAATTCACGGTGATCGGCGACGTGCCCAACACCGCCGCCCGCCTCTGCGGCTCGGCCAATGCCTTCGAAGGGCTGATGACCGAGGAGTGCGTCCGGCGACTGCCCGAAGCGCTGGTCGCCGACCATGTCGCCTTCTACCGGGAGATGCGGCTGCGCGGCAAGCGGCGGCCGGTCCGGGTCTACCGTATCCGCCCTTGAGGATGCCGCCGGCCGGCATCGTGGCGTTGTCGTGCCGCCCCCGTCCAGGATGTGTGCGGGCGGACATCTGTTATGTTGCAAGAGGATCGAAGAGCGCGGTCTTCGATCCCCTTACAAATCCTGTCGGTTGCGTCTGCAACCTGACCCACACGGAGTACCGACACCCATGATCCAACCCGCATCCCTGCAGGTGGCAGGGGCCAGCTACCGCTACTACCCGATCGAAGCGGCAGGCGACACCAGCCGGCTGCCCTGCGCGCTCAAGATCCTGCTGGAGAATCTGTTGCGCCGCCTCGATGGAGCGCGCGTCACCGAGGAAGACGTCCGCGCCCTGGCCGACTGGCACCCGGGTGGGACCACGCGTGAGATCGCCTTCATGCCGGCGCGGGTGCTGATGCAGGACTTCACCGGCGTGCCGGCGGTGGTCGATCTGGCGGCGATGCGCGATGCGGTGGCCGATCTCGGCGGTCGGCCCGAGGCGATCGATCCGCAGATCCCGGCGGAGATGGTCATCGACCACTCGGTGCAGGTGGACCACTTCGGCACCGCCCGGGCGCTGGCCGACAACACGGCCGTCGAGTTCGCCCGCAACCGCGAGCGCTACGCCTTCCTCAAATGGGGCCAGCAGGCCTTCGGTCGGCTGCGGGTGGTGCCGCCGGGGATGGGGATCGTCCACCAGATCAACCTCGAGGCGCTGGCCCGGGTCGTCTTCGTCGACGAGCAGGGGGTGGCCATGCCCGACACGCTGGTCGGCACCGACTCCCACACCACCATGATCAACGGCCTGGGGGTGCTCGGCTGGGGGGTCGGCGGCATCGAGGCGGAGGCGGCGATGCTCGGCCAGCCGATCTCCATGCTGCTGCCGCGGGTGGTCGGCTTCGAGCTGACCGGCGCCCTGCCTGCGGGTGCGACGGCGACCGACCTGGTGCTCACCATCGTGGAGATGTTGCGCGCCCACGGGGTGGTGGGCAAGTTCGTCGAGTTCTACGGCGAAGGGGTGGCGCGGCTGTCGCTGGCCGACCGCGCGACCATCGCCAACATGGCACCGGAATATGGCGCCACCTGCGGCCTGTTCGCCATCGACGACGAGACACTCAACTACCTGCGGCTCACCGGTCGCGACCAGCAG includes the following:
- a CDS encoding adenylate/guanylate cyclase domain-containing protein; translation: MTGIRHRPPPISSFLPAETVDMMMHYGGDLPRDFAVEEQMTVLFTDLRKFTQFSEEHDPHRIYETLNASISLQTRIVARHHGSVNKFLGDGILAIFAGEERTANACRCMVDMARELPQIKREDADYQSCGVGFGMQDGKVLYCLLGDEHRREFTVIGDVPNTAARLCGSANAFEGLMTEECVRRLPEALVADHVAFYREMRLRGKRRPVRVYRIRP